Proteins encoded by one window of Salvia splendens isolate huo1 chromosome 14, SspV2, whole genome shotgun sequence:
- the LOC121763768 gene encoding 60S ribosomal protein L36-2-like, with protein sequence MAPKQQNSGIFVGLKKGHVVTPKELAPRPSDRKGKTSKRVHFVRSLIREVAGFAPYEKRITELLKVGKDKRALKVAKRKLGTHKRAKRKREEMSGALRKMRAAGGGEKKK encoded by the exons ATGGCTCCGAAGCAGCAAAACAGTGGTATCTTTGTGGGGTTGAAGAAAGGTCATGTCGTTACCCCAAAGGAGCTAGCGCCGCGCCCCTCCGACAGGAAAGGG AAAACAAGCAAGCGAGTGCATTTTGTGAGGAGCCTTATCAGAGAAGTTGCTGGATTTGCACCTTATGAGAAGAGGATCACTGAGCTTCTCAAAGTCGGGAAGGACAAGCGTGCTTTGAAGGTAGCCAAGAGAAAGTTGGGCACCCACAAGAGGGCAAAGAGGAAGAGAGAGGAGATGTCTGGTGCTCTCCGAAAGATGAG GGCTGCTGGTGGTGGtgagaagaagaaatag
- the LOC121765351 gene encoding uncharacterized protein LOC121765351 isoform X2, translated as MKKKLSPPTCNTLYLLPPFSLSLDKIRETHDCRPIHPPRHRPLLANLPEEVLLSRLENVAVAAALRTPSLLCGSAVAAVSRRCCSSPESAAAVTTALLPRRPALASHCGRHSRRSVVAPPTPLEPSEERRHYCQRRVHPSIPPPVAPIYPETDPTPPTLTRLSPQVKFSDLIPVLQSFKTYLVGGGVYLQQSETEMGRKKQRVQSV; from the exons atgaaaaaaaaactctcCCCACCTACGTGTAACACACTCTATCTCCTCCCTCCCTTCTCTCTATCTCTCGACAAAATTAGAGAAACTCACGACTGCCGGCCGATTCATCCCCCTCGGCACCGGCCGTTGCTCGCTAATCTACCAGAAGAGGTACTGCTGTCTCGCCTGGAGAACGTCGCGGTCGCCGCTGCTCTCCGCACGCCGTCGCTGCTGTGCGGTTCAGCCGTCGCTGCCGTTTCGCGCCGCTGCTGCTCGTCGCCGGAGTCCGCCGCTGCTGTCACGACGGCCCTGCTGCCTCGCCGTCCAGCCCTCGCCAGCCACTGCGGTCGTCACTCCCGGCGTTCCGTCGTCGCACCTCCAACTCCGCTAGAGCCGTCGGAAGAGCGACGCCACTACTGTCAGCGACGCGTCCATCCATCAATTCCGCCACCCGTTGCTCCTATTTACCCCGAAACAGACCCGACGCCTCCGACACTAACCCGACTCTCCCCGCAAGTTAAGTTCTCAGATTTGATTCCAGTTCTTCAAAG TTTCAAAACGTATTTGGTTGGAGGGGGTGTATACCTTCAACAATCTGAGACGG AGATGGGAAGAAAGAAACAAAGAGTGCAGTCTGTATGA
- the LOC121763382 gene encoding sm-like protein LSM7, with protein sequence MSGRKETVLDLAKFVDKGVQVKLTGGRLVTGTLKGYDQLLNLVLDEAVEFLRDPEDPLKTTDQTRRIGLIVCRGTAVMLVSPTDGTDEISNPFIQPDGA encoded by the exons ATG TCTGGCAGAAAAGAAACTGTTCTGGACTTGGCGAAATTCGTCGACAAGGGTGTTCAAGTCAAACTAACTGGTGGAAGGCTGG TGACTGGAACTTTAAAAGGCTATGACCAGTTGCTCAATCTTGTTTTGGATGAAGCAGTAGAATTTCTCAGAG ATCCAGAAGATCCGCTAAAGACAACTGATCAGACCCGCCGCATTGGCTTAATA GTTTGCCGAGGAACTGCTGTTATGCTCGTTTCCCCAACAGATGGAACAGATGAGATTTCCAATCCATTCATTCAGCCTGATGGGGCATAG
- the LOC121765351 gene encoding uncharacterized protein LOC121765351 isoform X3, protein MKKKLSPPTCNTLYLLPPFSLSLDKIRETHDCRPIHPPRHRPLLANLPEEVLLSRLENVAVAAALRTPSLLCGSAVAAVSRRCCSSPESAAAVTTALLPRRPALASHCGRHSRRSVVAPPTPLEPSEERRHYCQRRVHPSIPPPVAPIYPETDPTPPTLTRLSPQVKFSDLIPVLQRDGKKETKSAVCMSRRFG, encoded by the exons atgaaaaaaaaactctcCCCACCTACGTGTAACACACTCTATCTCCTCCCTCCCTTCTCTCTATCTCTCGACAAAATTAGAGAAACTCACGACTGCCGGCCGATTCATCCCCCTCGGCACCGGCCGTTGCTCGCTAATCTACCAGAAGAGGTACTGCTGTCTCGCCTGGAGAACGTCGCGGTCGCCGCTGCTCTCCGCACGCCGTCGCTGCTGTGCGGTTCAGCCGTCGCTGCCGTTTCGCGCCGCTGCTGCTCGTCGCCGGAGTCCGCCGCTGCTGTCACGACGGCCCTGCTGCCTCGCCGTCCAGCCCTCGCCAGCCACTGCGGTCGTCACTCCCGGCGTTCCGTCGTCGCACCTCCAACTCCGCTAGAGCCGTCGGAAGAGCGACGCCACTACTGTCAGCGACGCGTCCATCCATCAATTCCGCCACCCGTTGCTCCTATTTACCCCGAAACAGACCCGACGCCTCCGACACTAACCCGACTCTCCCCGCAAGTTAAGTTCTCAGATTTGATTCCAGTTCTTCAAAG AGATGGGAAGAAAGAAACAAAGAGTGCAGTCTGTATGAGTAGGAGATTTGGTTGA
- the LOC121765351 gene encoding uncharacterized protein LOC121765351 isoform X1: protein MKKKLSPPTCNTLYLLPPFSLSLDKIRETHDCRPIHPPRHRPLLANLPEEVLLSRLENVAVAAALRTPSLLCGSAVAAVSRRCCSSPESAAAVTTALLPRRPALASHCGRHSRRSVVAPPTPLEPSEERRHYCQRRVHPSIPPPVAPIYPETDPTPPTLTRLSPQVKFSDLIPVLQSSFKTYLVGGGVYLQQSETEMGRKKQRVQSV, encoded by the exons atgaaaaaaaaactctcCCCACCTACGTGTAACACACTCTATCTCCTCCCTCCCTTCTCTCTATCTCTCGACAAAATTAGAGAAACTCACGACTGCCGGCCGATTCATCCCCCTCGGCACCGGCCGTTGCTCGCTAATCTACCAGAAGAGGTACTGCTGTCTCGCCTGGAGAACGTCGCGGTCGCCGCTGCTCTCCGCACGCCGTCGCTGCTGTGCGGTTCAGCCGTCGCTGCCGTTTCGCGCCGCTGCTGCTCGTCGCCGGAGTCCGCCGCTGCTGTCACGACGGCCCTGCTGCCTCGCCGTCCAGCCCTCGCCAGCCACTGCGGTCGTCACTCCCGGCGTTCCGTCGTCGCACCTCCAACTCCGCTAGAGCCGTCGGAAGAGCGACGCCACTACTGTCAGCGACGCGTCCATCCATCAATTCCGCCACCCGTTGCTCCTATTTACCCCGAAACAGACCCGACGCCTCCGACACTAACCCGACTCTCCCCGCAAGTTAAGTTCTCAGATTTGATTCCAGTTCTTCAAAG CAGTTTCAAAACGTATTTGGTTGGAGGGGGTGTATACCTTCAACAATCTGAGACGG AGATGGGAAGAAAGAAACAAAGAGTGCAGTCTGTATGA
- the LOC121765353 gene encoding splicing factor 3B subunit 6-like protein codes for MAAAISLRKGNTRLPPEVNRVLYIRNLPFNITSEEMYDIFGKYGAIRQIRIGTNKDTRGTAFVVYEDIYDAKTAVDHLSGFNVANRYLIVLYYQQAKMGKKFDQKKKEEEIQKLQEKYGISTPKDK; via the coding sequence ATGGCGGCAGCAATCAGCCTCCGCAAAGGGAACACCAGGCTCCCGCCGGAGGTGAACCGCGTGCTCTACATTCGGAACCTTCCGTTCAACATTACGAGCGAGGAGATGTACGACATCTTCGGCAAGTACGGGGCGATACGGCAGATCCGCATCGGCACCAACAAGGACACTCGCGGCACCGCCTTCGTGGTCTACGAGGATATCTACGACGCCAAGACCGCCGTCGACCACCTCTCCGGCTTCAACGTGGCGAACCGGTACCTGATCGTCCTCTATTACCAGCAGGCGAAGATGGGGAAGAAGTTCGAccagaagaagaaggaggaagaaatCCAGAAGCTCCAGGAGAAGTACGGCATCTCCACGCCCAAAGATAAGTAG
- the LOC121765354 gene encoding 60S ribosomal protein L31-like — protein MVEKVNKPRKEEVVSREYTINLHKRLHGCTFKKKAPNAIKEIREFAQKAMGTNDIRVDVKLNKHIWSRGIRSVPRRIRVRIARKRNDDEDAKEELYSLVTVAEIPEGGLKGLGTQVIEEEE, from the exons ATGGTGGAGAAGGTCAACAAGCCAAGGAAAGAGGAGGTTGTCTCCAGAGAATACACCATTAATTTGCACAAACGTCTCCACGGATG TACCTTCAAGAAGAAGGCACCGAATGCCATCAAGGAGATCCGGGAGTTTGCCCAAAAGGCAATGGGAACTAATGATATAAGGGTTGATGTCAAGTTGAACAAGCACATATGGAGCCGTGGAATCCGAAGTGTGCCAAGAAGGATCCGTGTTCGCATTGCACGCAAGAGAAATGACGATGAAGATGCCAAGGAAGAGCTCTACTCTTTGGTCACCGTTGCAGAAATTCCAGAAGGAGGGTTGAAGGGCTTGGGTACCCAAGTCATTGAAGAGGAAGAGTGA
- the LOC121766183 gene encoding zinc finger A20 and AN1 domain-containing stress-associated protein 5-like, with protein sequence MAHKTEQEETEFKVVPENISLCVKCGVPGNFAANNLCQKCFTSPSEVSASAVPVVSGVAKPKIHVFGEKSFRSSSSVRSSPPRIPRLLETSADLKEDRAAVDLSAAAPPVKREVNRCSGCSRRVGLTGFRCRCGELFCADHRYSDRHDCSYDYKTAGRVAIARENPVVKAAKIVKI encoded by the coding sequence ATGGCGCACAAGACAGAGCAGGAGGAGACCGAGTTCAAGGTCGTACCTGAGAACATCTCGCTCTGCGTCAAATGCGGCGTGCCAGGGAATTTTGCCGCGAATAATTTGTGCCAGAAATGCTTCACCTCGCCGTCGGAGGTCTCCGCCTCCGCCGTTCCCGTGGTTTCCGGCGTGGCGAAGCCGAAAATCCACGTGTTCGGAGAGAAATCCTTCAGATCCAGCTCGTCCGTCAGATCCTCGCCGCCGAGGATTCCAAGGCTCCTCGAGACGAGCGCAGATCTGAAGGAGGATCGCGCGGCGGTGGATTTATCGGCTGCGGCGCCTCCGGTGAAAAGAGAAGTCAACCGGTGCTCCGGCTGCAGCCGGAGAGTCGGATTGACCGGATTCAGGTGCCGGTGCGGTGAGCTGTTCTGCGCCGATCATCGGTACTCGGATCGCCACGACTGCAGCTACGATTACAAGACCGCCGGTCGGGTGGCGATCGCGAGGGAGAATCCGGTGGTCAAAGCCGCGAAGATAGTCAAAATTTGA
- the LOC121765355 gene encoding 60S ribosomal protein L31-like, translated as MVENKPRKEEVVSREYTINLHKRLHGCTFKKKAPNAIKEIRKFAQKAMGTNDVRVDVKLNKHIWSRGIRSVPRRIRVRVGRKRNDDEDAKEELYSLVTVAEIPEGGLKGLGTQVIEEEE; from the exons ATGGTGGAGAACAAACCAAGGAAGGAGGAGGTTGTCTCCAGAGAGTACACCATCAATCTGCACAAACGTCTCCACGGATG TACCTTCAAGAAGAAGGCACCAAATGCTATCAAGGAAATCCGGAAGTTTGCCCAGAAGGCCATGGGTACAAATGATGTAAGAGTTGATGTCAAGTTGAACAAGCACATATGGAGCCGTGGAATCCGGAGTGTGCCAAGAAGGATCCGTGTTCGTGTTGGCCGCAAGAgaaatgatgatgaagatgCCAAGGAAGAGCTCTACTCTTTGGTCACCGTCGCAGAAATTCCAGAGGGAGGGTTGAAGGGATTGGGAACCCAAGTCATTGAAGAGGAAGAGtga